A stretch of the Bacillus sp. FJAT-18017 genome encodes the following:
- a CDS encoding YjbA family protein, which translates to MLYLHDVWVNWFEGEENGYNVCHFHEWRKDDGVELLDQVPLLKVEPVLFHYIENDLAPLPQQLLDDVFQKAYLRKNHERIQLEYCFIVTDGNEILVVDTIGYNIPVRKSRLIPRQEQLVYEMVENHDSIRYSFKKEQGVKEFHILSPEPELMTGLTRKERQLKQLLFMALDQLQSSGNDAEVRYWYTEWCPEQYNVIQSLTFDEAWRQLFANVKQGWSEKHEHFCENLIKGQPFFEKLWEMETGPKVN; encoded by the coding sequence ATGCTATATCTTCATGATGTCTGGGTAAATTGGTTTGAAGGCGAGGAAAATGGCTATAATGTTTGCCATTTTCATGAGTGGAGAAAAGATGATGGAGTTGAATTGCTTGACCAGGTGCCCCTGTTAAAAGTTGAACCGGTCCTTTTTCATTACATTGAAAATGACCTGGCACCACTGCCTCAACAGCTCCTCGATGATGTATTCCAAAAAGCTTACTTAAGGAAGAATCACGAGCGCATCCAACTGGAATACTGCTTCATTGTTACAGATGGAAACGAAATCCTTGTCGTTGATACGATAGGGTATAATATACCTGTCAGAAAAAGCAGATTAATACCAAGACAAGAGCAGCTTGTATATGAAATGGTTGAAAATCACGATTCTATCCGGTATTCCTTTAAAAAGGAGCAGGGTGTAAAGGAGTTTCATATTCTTTCCCCCGAACCCGAGCTGATGACTGGCCTAACACGTAAGGAACGTCAGCTTAAACAATTGCTATTTATGGCACTGGACCAGCTCCAATCGTCCGGGAACGATGCGGAGGTAAGATATTGGTATACAGAATGGTGTCCTGAACAATATAATGTGATACAGAGTTTGACATTTGATGAGGCTTGGAGACAGCTTTTTGCAAATGTAAAACAGGGGTGGAGCGAAAAACATGAACATTTTTGCGAAAACCTTATTAAAGGGCAACCTTTCTTTGAGAAGCTCTGGGAAATGGAAACCGGGCCTAAAGTCAATTAA
- the trpS gene encoding tryptophan--tRNA ligase has product MKTIFSGIQPSGTITLGNYIGALKQFVELQEEYNCYFCIVDQHAITVPQDRMELRKNIRSLAALYLAVGLDPERATLFIQSEVPAHAQAGWMMQCVSYIGELERMTQFKDKSAGKDAVSAGLLTYPPLMVADILLYSTDLVPVGEDQKQHLELTRDLAERFNKKYNEIFTIPEVRIPKVGAKIMSLQDPTKKMSKSDPNTKSFISILDEPKQIEKKIKSAVTDSEGIVRFDKENKPGVSNLLTIYSILSGKTIAELENAYEGKGYGEFKADLAEVVVGALKPIQDRYNQLMESSELDDILDRGAEKANRTATKMLKKMENAMGLGRKRR; this is encoded by the coding sequence ATGAAAACCATTTTCTCTGGGATTCAGCCTAGCGGAACGATTACTCTTGGGAATTATATTGGAGCTTTAAAGCAATTCGTCGAGCTGCAGGAAGAATACAACTGTTATTTTTGTATTGTTGACCAACATGCAATTACTGTACCTCAGGATCGGATGGAGCTCCGGAAAAATATTAGAAGCCTTGCCGCACTGTATTTGGCAGTGGGTCTGGATCCTGAGCGGGCGACATTGTTCATTCAGTCCGAAGTGCCTGCGCATGCACAGGCTGGGTGGATGATGCAATGCGTGTCCTACATTGGTGAACTAGAACGGATGACTCAATTTAAGGATAAATCAGCTGGCAAGGATGCTGTTTCGGCAGGATTGCTTACTTATCCTCCGCTTATGGTGGCTGATATTCTCCTCTATAGTACCGATTTGGTTCCTGTTGGCGAAGATCAGAAACAGCATCTGGAACTGACAAGGGACCTCGCAGAGCGTTTCAATAAGAAGTACAATGAGATCTTTACCATTCCTGAGGTTCGGATTCCTAAAGTGGGTGCCAAGATTATGTCCCTGCAGGACCCAACCAAAAAGATGAGTAAATCCGACCCTAACACAAAATCGTTCATTTCCATTCTGGATGAACCAAAACAAATTGAGAAAAAAATAAAAAGCGCTGTAACCGATTCAGAAGGCATTGTTCGCTTTGACAAGGAAAACAAGCCAGGTGTTTCCAACTTGTTGACCATTTACTCTATTCTTAGCGGAAAAACAATTGCTGAGCTCGAAAATGCTTATGAGGGTAAAGGCTATGGCGAATTCAAGGCAGATTTGGCTGAGGTGGTAGTCGGTGCACTGAAACCGATTCAGGATAGGTATAATCAATTAATGGAATCCTCTGAACTTGATGATATCCTTGACCGAGGCGCAGAAAAAGCAAATAGAACTGCCACAAAAATGCTTAAAAAAATGGAAAATGCGATGGGCCTCGGCAGAAAAAGACGTTAA
- the cls gene encoding cardiolipin synthase, giving the protein MKNTVRIIVFALILSGGIYLFKDYLEWDIFGIISVLFSLSVIFIGLVIFLENRHPTQTITWLVVLGSLPLLGFIFYILFGRNYKKERMYRKKYILDKQAYLTVEGEVVPDPNKTPPEFVGQQHRLVSLAQTLANTPISFTTETKTLANGEETFGHILKELKKAKHHIHLEYYILRDDEIGKEIKAVLSKKAREGVKVRVLYDDVGSWRLSKKYINGLKNAGVEVVAFGPVKLPFLSSKFNFRNHRKIIVIDGVVGFVGGLNIGDEYLGRVKKIGFWRDTHLMLKGEAVRSLQLIFAQDWYYMTNHSLLTEEYLPHVKGSRFHGGVHLIAGGPDNEHTTIKNMLFSMITAAEKSVWIASPYFIPDEDIFSALKIAALSGIDVRILMPDKPDKWIVFHASRSYFPELLEAGVKIYEYKRGFMHSKIVIVDGQLASIGTSNMDMRSFHLNFEVNAFLYRTESTRKLVAEYENDLKDSKKLELNSFNQRHLGYRLLESTSRLLSPLL; this is encoded by the coding sequence ATGAAGAACACAGTAAGAATTATCGTATTTGCTTTAATCCTGTCAGGAGGCATCTACCTGTTCAAGGATTACCTTGAATGGGATATTTTTGGTATTATAAGCGTTTTATTCTCGTTATCTGTCATTTTTATTGGTCTTGTTATCTTCCTGGAAAATAGGCATCCTACCCAGACCATTACCTGGCTGGTCGTCCTTGGCAGCCTGCCCCTTCTAGGATTCATTTTTTATATCCTATTTGGCAGGAATTATAAAAAGGAACGAATGTACCGTAAAAAGTATATCCTTGATAAGCAGGCATATCTGACAGTTGAGGGCGAAGTTGTTCCTGATCCAAATAAAACCCCTCCCGAATTTGTTGGGCAGCAGCACAGGCTCGTTTCACTCGCGCAAACACTTGCAAACACCCCCATCTCGTTTACAACTGAAACGAAAACGTTGGCAAATGGAGAAGAAACCTTCGGCCACATCCTTAAGGAATTAAAAAAAGCAAAACATCATATCCACCTTGAGTATTATATACTCCGGGATGATGAAATTGGCAAAGAGATAAAGGCTGTACTCTCGAAAAAGGCTCGGGAAGGTGTAAAGGTAAGGGTACTGTATGATGATGTAGGATCGTGGAGGCTGTCAAAGAAATATATCAATGGCTTAAAAAATGCCGGCGTTGAAGTTGTTGCTTTCGGACCGGTAAAGCTTCCGTTTCTGAGCAGTAAGTTCAATTTTAGAAACCATCGCAAAATTATCGTGATTGATGGGGTTGTCGGCTTTGTCGGCGGTTTGAATATTGGCGATGAGTATCTGGGCCGTGTCAAGAAGATTGGTTTTTGGCGCGATACCCATTTAATGCTGAAGGGGGAAGCGGTAAGAAGCCTTCAGCTCATCTTTGCACAGGATTGGTACTATATGACCAACCACAGTCTTCTTACCGAGGAATACCTTCCGCATGTTAAAGGAAGCAGATTCCACGGAGGCGTTCATTTAATAGCTGGTGGCCCTGATAATGAACATACGACAATCAAGAATATGCTATTTTCAATGATTACCGCTGCGGAAAAGTCAGTTTGGATTGCCTCGCCTTACTTCATTCCAGATGAAGATATTTTTTCCGCCCTGAAGATTGCCGCATTAAGCGGAATTGATGTCCGGATCCTTATGCCGGATAAACCTGATAAATGGATTGTCTTCCATGCATCACGTTCCTACTTTCCAGAGCTGCTTGAGGCGGGCGTAAAGATTTATGAGTATAAGCGGGGCTTTATGCATAGCAAGATAGTCATTGTTGATGGCCAGCTAGCTTCGATTGGAACTTCCAATATGGACATGAGAAGCTTTCATTTAAACTTTGAGGTGAATGCCTTCCTTTATCGTACAGAAAGCACAAGAAAGCTGGTAGCTGAATATGAGAATGATCTTAAGGATTCAAAAAAGCTGGAACTGAATAGCTTTAATCAGCGCCACTTAGGATATAGACTTCTTGAATCGACCTCAAGACTCCTCTCCCCGCTGCTTTAG
- the spxA gene encoding transcriptional regulator SpxA: MVTLYTSPSCTSCRKAKSWLEEHEIPYKERNIFSEPLSIDEIKEILRMTEDGTDEIISTRSKTFQKLDVNLEAMPLQNLFELIKENPGLLRRPIILDEKRLQVGYNEDEIRRFLPRKVRTFQLREAQKLVN; the protein is encoded by the coding sequence ATGGTAACGCTATACACTTCACCGAGCTGCACATCATGTAGAAAAGCAAAATCATGGTTGGAAGAGCATGAGATTCCGTACAAAGAAAGGAATATCTTCTCTGAACCGTTATCAATCGATGAAATTAAGGAAATCCTTCGAATGACTGAAGATGGGACAGATGAGATCATCTCAACTCGCTCGAAAACTTTCCAGAAGCTTGATGTCAACCTCGAAGCCATGCCTCTGCAGAACCTGTTTGAATTAATTAAGGAAAATCCGGGTTTGCTTCGCCGCCCGATTATCCTCGATGAAAAAAGGCTGCAGGTAGGCTATAACGAGGATGAAATCCGCCGCTTCCTTCCACGGAAGGTTCGTACCTTCCAACTACGGGAAGCTCAAAAGCTTGTCAATTAG
- a CDS encoding DUF3899 domain-containing protein produces MESEQRREKVHIFTKKMVSAFLFCQGFIFLLSFIFYKKITLLYYINISFYLSGTMVFLSLLFYTIHSGFFDTVFHSFRTLFTKEEKSEEQSKADKPPLSELINLNISPFAKLGVVNLLFMLGSLILFYL; encoded by the coding sequence ATGGAAAGTGAACAAAGGAGAGAAAAAGTGCACATTTTCACCAAAAAAATGGTTTCTGCCTTCTTATTTTGCCAAGGTTTTATCTTTCTACTTTCTTTTATTTTTTATAAAAAAATCACATTGCTTTATTATATAAATATATCCTTTTATCTGTCCGGAACCATGGTTTTCCTCTCCCTGCTGTTTTATACTATCCACTCGGGATTCTTTGACACGGTGTTTCATTCATTCAGGACTCTTTTTACCAAAGAGGAAAAAAGCGAAGAGCAATCAAAAGCTGATAAACCACCGCTCTCAGAGCTTATAAATTTAAATATTTCACCGTTTGCCAAGCTTGGTGTGGTTAATTTGCTCTTTATGCTGGGAAGTTTGATTTTATTTTATTTGTAA
- a CDS encoding ABC transporter ATP-binding protein — translation MENREKLLEISNLKQYFNVGKPNEVKAIDGITFDIYKGETLGLVGESGCGKSTTGRTIIRLYDKTDGIIKFKGEDVHNKKSRNELKKFNRSIQMIFQDPYASLNPKMKVADVIAEGIDIHGLAKNRKERMERVYTLLETVGLNKEHANRYPHEFSGGQRQRIGIARALAVQPEFIIADEPISALDVSIQAQVVNLLKKLQREKGLTYLFIAHDLSMVKYISDRIGVMYFGKLVELAPAEDLYKNPLHPYTQSLLSAIPLPDPDSERTRKRKTYNPSVHDYAENEQLEMREVGPGHYVLCSEKEFKQYKAQYK, via the coding sequence GTGGAAAATAGGGAAAAGCTTTTAGAAATTAGCAATTTAAAGCAATATTTTAATGTTGGTAAGCCAAACGAAGTAAAAGCAATTGATGGCATCACATTTGATATTTATAAAGGGGAAACCCTTGGTCTTGTAGGTGAGTCCGGATGTGGTAAGTCCACAACGGGGCGGACAATTATAAGACTGTATGATAAGACCGATGGTATCATAAAATTTAAAGGCGAAGACGTCCACAACAAAAAATCACGGAATGAACTTAAGAAGTTCAATCGCAGCATACAAATGATTTTTCAGGACCCATACGCCTCATTAAACCCGAAAATGAAGGTTGCAGATGTTATAGCAGAAGGCATTGACATCCATGGCCTTGCCAAGAATAGAAAAGAACGTATGGAGCGGGTGTATACCCTGCTTGAAACAGTAGGCCTGAACAAGGAGCACGCGAACCGGTATCCACACGAATTCTCGGGTGGCCAGAGACAAAGGATAGGTATTGCCCGTGCATTGGCTGTTCAACCTGAATTCATTATTGCGGATGAACCAATATCCGCACTCGATGTGTCGATCCAGGCTCAGGTTGTCAATCTTCTGAAAAAGCTGCAGCGTGAAAAAGGGCTGACATATTTGTTTATTGCCCATGACCTTTCAATGGTTAAATATATCAGCGATAGAATTGGTGTTATGTACTTTGGGAAGTTGGTTGAATTGGCACCGGCTGAGGATTTGTATAAAAATCCGCTTCACCCATATACTCAATCCCTTTTATCTGCGATTCCACTTCCAGACCCGGATAGTGAGCGTACACGAAAGCGTAAAACGTATAATCCGAGTGTTCATGATTATGCCGAAAACGAGCAGTTGGAAATGCGCGAAGTAGGTCCAGGCCACTATGTCCTTTGCTCCGAAAAGGAATTCAAGCAATACAAAGCACAGTATAAATAA
- the opp3C gene encoding oligopeptide ABC transporter permease produces MSNHEIHIPKEKFQPAVIDASKGEEINKPSLSFWQDAWLRIRKNKAALISIVVMAIIIIMAFIGPLISGKEYDKQNVRHNNLPPRVQVLENISWLPFDGVKENKAGKEINVYEQKKVDEYYWFGTDALGRDLFSRVWKGTQISLYIALLAAAIDMVIGVAYGAISGYFGGRLDNIMQRITEVLIGIPFLVVVILMILVMEPGILSITIALTVTGWVGMARVVRAQVLKLKEQEYVLASKTLGNSHMKIIFKHLLPNLAGVIIINTMFTIPNAIFSEAFLSFIGLGLQDPHASLGTLIDEGFKVIRLHPHEMIVPAIIISVIMIAFNMLADGLRDALDPKMRD; encoded by the coding sequence ATGTCTAACCATGAAATTCATATTCCAAAGGAAAAGTTCCAGCCAGCCGTTATTGATGCTTCAAAAGGTGAAGAAATTAATAAGCCAAGCCTAAGCTTTTGGCAAGATGCCTGGCTTCGAATAAGGAAAAATAAAGCTGCACTAATAAGCATCGTGGTCATGGCTATTATTATCATCATGGCTTTTATTGGCCCTTTAATTAGTGGAAAAGAGTATGATAAACAAAATGTAAGGCACAACAATTTACCTCCAAGGGTACAAGTATTGGAAAATATAAGCTGGCTCCCTTTTGATGGTGTAAAAGAAAATAAAGCCGGTAAGGAAATCAATGTATACGAGCAAAAAAAGGTCGATGAATATTACTGGTTTGGAACAGATGCACTCGGCCGTGACCTGTTCTCACGAGTATGGAAAGGAACCCAGATTTCCTTATATATCGCTCTCCTTGCTGCTGCAATTGATATGGTTATAGGAGTAGCATACGGAGCCATTTCAGGTTATTTTGGCGGTAGACTTGATAACATTATGCAGCGAATTACCGAAGTTCTTATTGGTATACCATTCCTTGTTGTTGTTATTTTAATGATATTAGTCATGGAACCAGGTATCCTATCCATTACAATTGCATTGACAGTCACAGGATGGGTAGGGATGGCACGTGTTGTAAGGGCCCAAGTCTTGAAGCTAAAGGAACAAGAATATGTCCTGGCTTCAAAAACACTTGGAAATTCCCATATGAAAATCATTTTTAAACACTTATTGCCCAACTTGGCTGGAGTCATAATTATAAATACAATGTTTACTATTCCAAATGCAATTTTCTCCGAAGCCTTCTTAAGTTTTATTGGGTTAGGCTTACAAGACCCGCATGCTTCATTGGGGACATTGATTGATGAAGGATTTAAGGTGATTCGTCTACATCCACATGAAATGATTGTGCCGGCCATTATAATTAGTGTCATAATGATCGCATTTAACATGCTGGCAGACGGTTTAAGGGATGCGCTTGATCCAAAAATGCGCGATTAA
- a CDS encoding ABC transporter ATP-binding protein, protein MDKVLEVKDLSISFHTFGGEVQAIRGVSFDLKRGETLAIVGESGSGKSVTTKAIMSLLPSGNSEIKSGQILFDGKDLVKLSDKKMQNIRGKDISMIFQDPMTSLNPTMTVGKQIMEPLIKHQKMSKGAARERALQLLQLVGIPKPEQRVKQYPHQFSGGMRQRVVIAIALACNPKVLIADEPTTALDVTIQAQILELMKDLQNKIDTSIIFITHDLGVVANVADRVAVMYGGKIVEVGTVDEVFYNPQHPYTWGLISSMPSLDAKDEELYAIPGTPPNLLNPPKGDAFAPRNEYAMQIDLEEQPPMFKVSDTHYAATWLLHPDAPKVEPPAAVKMRMKKFNR, encoded by the coding sequence TTGGATAAAGTACTTGAAGTAAAGGATTTGAGTATTTCTTTTCATACATTTGGCGGTGAAGTCCAGGCAATCCGTGGAGTAAGTTTTGATTTGAAACGCGGCGAAACTCTTGCCATTGTCGGTGAGTCTGGTTCAGGGAAATCAGTCACGACAAAAGCAATTATGAGCCTTTTACCTTCAGGGAATTCAGAAATCAAAAGTGGACAAATACTATTTGATGGTAAAGACTTGGTAAAATTGAGTGATAAGAAAATGCAAAATATCAGGGGCAAGGATATATCGATGATTTTTCAGGATCCGATGACATCTTTGAATCCTACCATGACAGTTGGTAAGCAGATCATGGAGCCACTGATCAAACACCAGAAAATGAGTAAAGGTGCTGCAAGGGAGAGGGCACTCCAACTTCTTCAGTTGGTTGGTATTCCGAAGCCAGAACAAAGGGTTAAGCAATATCCTCACCAGTTCTCAGGTGGTATGAGACAAAGGGTAGTTATTGCCATTGCTTTGGCATGTAATCCTAAAGTGCTAATAGCTGATGAACCAACAACAGCTCTTGACGTTACTATACAGGCTCAAATTCTTGAATTGATGAAAGACTTGCAAAATAAGATTGACACCTCCATTATCTTTATTACACACGACCTTGGTGTAGTTGCTAATGTTGCGGACCGGGTTGCGGTTATGTATGGAGGAAAAATTGTAGAAGTCGGAACCGTTGATGAGGTATTTTACAACCCGCAGCATCCATATACTTGGGGATTAATTAGTTCAATGCCAAGCTTGGATGCGAAGGATGAGGAATTATATGCTATTCCCGGGACACCGCCTAATCTTTTGAATCCTCCAAAGGGTGATGCATTTGCACCTAGGAATGAATATGCGATGCAAATAGATTTAGAAGAGCAGCCCCCAATGTTTAAGGTATCGGATACACATTATGCTGCTACTTGGCTGTTACATCCGGATGCTCCTAAGGTAGAACCGCCTGCTGCAGTAAAAATGCGAATGAAAAAATTCAATCGTTAA
- a CDS encoding peptide ABC transporter substrate-binding protein — translation MKKSKWTLLLVLSLAFSLLLTACSGGGETAKEGENDKDKPAKQDVPQEIRMLDSSEIPTMDTVLAEGSTSFTYINNVGEGLYRLDQNHKPVPALSDGEPKVNEDKTVFTFTLRDSKWSNGDPVTAHDFVFAWQRAIDPKTASPYGPYMMGGKIKNAEKITQAAADKKPYDVTELGVKALDDKTLEVTLEKPVVYWEDLFAFPTFYPQNKKFFEEKGEAFASSADNLLYNGPFKMTKWDGTEATEWVLEKNPDYWNADSVKLEKITVNVVKDSNAAVNAFEADETDMTGLLSSDIVPSYEGDDRMVSWLEPTVFWIKLNQKNKALQNENIRRAIAMGFNKEDLTANILNNGSIPADYIVPKDFVEHDGKDFRDKYPKLLSFNAEEAKKYWEAGLKELGVDKLELRYLGGDTEASKKNDAYIKNQLETNLPGLTIKLESVPFAVRLERDNAMDYDLQFAGWGPDYGNALSFTDLWITNGGSNRMGYSNPKYDELIKKAQGELATDPAANFEAQQEAERIMLEEDAGIAPVYQRAANILLNPKVKGLAIYNYGPDYSFQWVTVEGE, via the coding sequence TTGAAAAAGTCAAAATGGACACTGCTTTTAGTTTTAAGTCTAGCATTCTCTCTCCTTTTAACCGCATGTAGCGGTGGTGGAGAAACCGCAAAAGAAGGAGAAAACGACAAGGACAAGCCAGCAAAGCAGGATGTTCCACAGGAAATTAGGATGTTGGATTCCTCTGAAATCCCAACAATGGACACTGTGCTTGCTGAAGGTTCAACAAGCTTCACTTATATCAACAACGTTGGTGAAGGCCTATACCGCCTTGATCAAAACCACAAGCCGGTACCAGCATTGTCTGACGGCGAGCCAAAAGTGAATGAGGACAAAACTGTATTCACATTCACCCTCCGTGATTCAAAATGGTCTAACGGAGACCCTGTTACTGCACATGACTTCGTATTCGCGTGGCAGCGTGCAATTGATCCGAAAACCGCTTCCCCATACGGTCCATATATGATGGGTGGAAAAATTAAAAACGCTGAAAAAATTACTCAAGCAGCAGCAGACAAAAAGCCTTATGATGTAACTGAACTTGGCGTAAAGGCTCTTGATGATAAAACTCTTGAAGTAACTCTTGAAAAGCCGGTTGTGTATTGGGAAGACCTTTTTGCATTCCCAACATTCTATCCACAAAACAAAAAGTTCTTTGAAGAAAAAGGCGAAGCTTTCGCTAGCAGTGCCGACAACCTTCTTTACAACGGTCCGTTCAAGATGACTAAGTGGGATGGAACAGAAGCTACTGAATGGGTACTTGAAAAGAACCCTGACTACTGGAATGCTGACAGCGTCAAACTTGAGAAAATCACTGTTAACGTTGTTAAGGATTCCAACGCAGCAGTAAATGCTTTTGAAGCTGATGAAACTGACATGACTGGCCTTCTTTCTTCTGACATTGTTCCTTCTTATGAAGGCGATGACCGTATGGTTAGCTGGCTTGAACCGACTGTATTCTGGATCAAGTTGAACCAGAAGAATAAAGCTCTTCAAAACGAGAATATCCGCAGGGCAATTGCAATGGGCTTCAATAAGGAAGACTTGACTGCTAACATTCTAAACAATGGTTCAATTCCTGCAGACTATATTGTTCCAAAGGATTTCGTTGAGCATGATGGCAAGGACTTCCGTGACAAGTATCCGAAATTGCTTTCATTCAACGCTGAAGAAGCAAAGAAATATTGGGAAGCTGGGCTGAAAGAGCTTGGTGTTGACAAACTTGAATTACGCTACCTTGGTGGCGACACTGAAGCTTCAAAGAAAAATGATGCTTACATCAAGAACCAATTGGAAACAAACCTTCCAGGATTGACTATCAAGCTTGAAAGTGTTCCATTCGCAGTCCGCCTTGAGCGCGACAACGCTATGGATTACGATCTTCAATTCGCAGGCTGGGGACCAGACTATGGTAACGCTCTTTCCTTCACGGATCTTTGGATCACAAATGGAGGAAGCAACCGTATGGGCTACTCCAACCCTAAATATGATGAGTTGATCAAAAAGGCTCAAGGTGAACTTGCTACAGATCCTGCAGCTAACTTTGAAGCACAGCAAGAAGCTGAAAGAATCATGCTTGAGGAAGATGCGGGTATTGCGCCTGTTTACCAGCGTGCAGCAAATATCCTTCTAAATCCTAAAGTTAAAGGTCTTGCAATCTACAATTATGGCCCAGATTACTCATTCCAATGGGTTACAGTTGAAGGGGAATAA
- the mecA gene encoding adaptor protein MecA: protein MEIERINENTVKFYISYIDIEERGFDREEIWYNRERSEELFWEMMDEIHQEEEFTVEGPLWIQVQALDKGLEVLVTKAQMSKDGQKFELPIPNEKVKDLPIDDQLEDILEQHFTPGDEDGFGEEEGMDFLLSFRDFEDIIQLSKRGGLDEIDTKLFHYDNRYYLYIEFPEGKFEEDKIDDLLSILLEYGEESQLTIHRLEEYGKEVINQNVFAELRKYF, encoded by the coding sequence ATGGAAATAGAACGTATTAACGAAAATACAGTCAAGTTTTATATTTCGTATATAGATATAGAAGAGCGTGGTTTCGATCGCGAGGAAATCTGGTACAACCGGGAACGCAGCGAGGAACTTTTCTGGGAAATGATGGACGAAATCCATCAGGAAGAAGAGTTCACTGTCGAAGGCCCGCTTTGGATACAGGTTCAAGCGCTTGATAAAGGCCTCGAAGTTTTGGTCACAAAGGCACAAATGTCCAAAGACGGACAAAAGTTTGAATTGCCGATTCCTAATGAAAAAGTCAAGGACCTGCCAATAGATGATCAACTCGAGGATATCCTTGAACAACATTTCACTCCAGGGGATGAAGATGGGTTTGGGGAAGAAGAAGGTATGGATTTCCTTCTTTCGTTCAGAGACTTTGAGGACATCATCCAGCTTTCAAAACGGGGCGGTTTGGATGAAATTGATACAAAACTGTTCCATTATGATAACAGGTATTATTTATACATCGAATTCCCGGAAGGAAAATTTGAGGAGGATAAAATTGACGACCTACTCAGCATTCTCCTGGAATATGGGGAGGAAAGCCAGCTAACCATTCATCGATTAGAGGAATACGGGAAAGAAGTTATCAATCAAAATGTCTTTGCCGAATTGCGCAAGTATTTTTAA
- the opp3b gene encoding oligopeptide ABC transporter permease, with protein sequence MAKYLLRRVFYMFITLFIIASLTFFLMKIIPGTPFASAAKLPPAQLEIMKAKYGLDQPVPVQYARYMFNLVQGDLGISFQFSNTPVSDLMFKRIGPSAQLGFQAMVVGAIIGLLLGVISALRQNTWIDYSSTFVAVVGKSIPNFVFAGLLQYFVGVKLGWFPVLFWKGPEYTVLPTIALSMFPIAITARFVRTEMIDVLGSDYITLARAKGASYGQIIFKHALRNALIPLVTVLGPLAVSLMTGSLVIEKIFAIPGLGEQFVKAVTLNDYPVIMGTTILFAFLFVIVILVVDILYGIIDPRIRLSGGKK encoded by the coding sequence ATGGCGAAATATTTACTACGTAGGGTATTTTATATGTTTATCACCCTCTTCATCATCGCATCATTAACATTTTTCTTAATGAAAATAATTCCTGGAACTCCTTTCGCCAGCGCTGCAAAACTACCCCCCGCACAATTGGAAATTATGAAGGCAAAGTATGGCTTGGATCAGCCAGTACCAGTTCAGTATGCCAGATACATGTTCAACTTGGTTCAAGGTGACCTTGGAATATCATTCCAGTTCAGCAATACACCTGTTAGCGATTTAATGTTCAAGCGTATTGGCCCATCTGCCCAACTTGGTTTCCAGGCAATGGTAGTTGGGGCGATCATAGGGCTGTTACTGGGTGTTATTTCTGCGCTCCGCCAAAATACGTGGATTGACTATAGTTCCACTTTTGTGGCAGTAGTAGGTAAGTCTATTCCTAACTTTGTTTTTGCCGGTTTGCTGCAATATTTTGTTGGGGTTAAATTAGGTTGGTTTCCAGTTCTTTTCTGGAAGGGGCCTGAATATACCGTGCTGCCTACGATTGCACTTTCCATGTTCCCAATCGCTATTACTGCAAGATTCGTAAGGACGGAAATGATTGATGTACTGGGCTCGGATTATATTACGCTAGCGAGAGCAAAAGGGGCTAGTTATGGCCAAATTATTTTCAAGCATGCCTTAAGGAATGCTCTTATTCCGTTGGTGACTGTTCTAGGTCCGCTAGCAGTCTCACTAATGACTGGATCACTCGTTATTGAAAAAATATTTGCAATTCCAGGACTTGGTGAACAATTTGTCAAAGCAGTAACGCTTAACGATTATCCTGTTATTATGGGTACGACAATACTATTTGCTTTCTTATTTGTCATTGTCATACTTGTGGTTGATATTCTGTACGGAATCATTGACCCTCGCATCAGGCTGTCGGGAGGGAAAAAATAA